Part of the Candidatus Hydrogenedens sp. genome, TGCTTCATGTGAATGAATATGATGTTATAGAAGGAAATGAAAAGATAGAAGTTCTTGTTAATATTTAGCAATATCTCCAATCTTTTTAATTGATATAATAAGAATTGGGTTGTAGTTTAATTAGTGTTAGGTAAAAAAATGAATAACTTCATAAAAAGTGATATTTTAAAGACCAAAATTCAGAAAGAATATGTAAATATAAATGGGAGAGAGTTCCCTTTTTTAATACCTGTAAAAAAAATAAAAATTAACGAAAATATTATTCCGGAAGAAATTAAAAATAAGTGTTTATCGAAAACCCCTGAATATTATATCTATGATACAGCCGGACCTTATGAAAGTATCGAGGCTCTAACTAATTTTCAGATTGGAATCCCGAAAATACGAGAAGAGTGGATGAAATTAAGGGAACAAGTCCAAAGTATTCAAAAAGGAAATAAAACAATACGGAAAGGAAAACACGGGGAACGGGTAACCCAACGATACTATGCAAAAAAAGGTATTATTACTCCGGAGATGGAGTATGTGGCATATCGTGAAAGTATTGAAATAACGCAGAATAAAATATGGGTCGAGTGGTTATGGAAAGAAAAATCAAAAGAAATTATAGAAAAAGCAGTTATTTCCCCGGAGTGGATTTGTAAACAGGTAGCAGAAGGAAAAATTATTATACCTGCAAATATTAATCATCTTGAATTAGAACCGATGGGAATTGGTCAGGGACTACGAACGAAAATTAATGCAAATATAGGTAATTCCTCTATTCGGAGTGGAATAAAAGAAGAGATCGAGAAAATGATTTGGGCGGTGATGTGTGGTGCTGATACCGTTATGGACTTGAGCACAGGGGAAGAAATTGAATCTATTCGGGAGGCAATAATCCGTAATTCCCCTGTTCCTATTGGGACAGTGCCGATTTATGAAGTTTTAGAAAAAGCAGGAGGAAATCCTGAAGATATTTCATGGGAATTATATCGTGATATCCTAATTCAGCAAGCAGAACAGGGCGTAGATTATTTTACAATTCATGCCGGGCTTTTAGAAAAACATTTGCCCTTAGTGGAAAAACGATTGGCAGGGATTGTTAGTCGGGGAGGAGCGATTATCGCACGATGGATGAAGAAGCATAAACAAGAAAATTTCACATATACTCACTGGAATGAAATTTGTGAAATATTAGCCACCTATGATGTTGCCGTTTCAATTGGAGATGGTTTGAGACCGGGATGTATTTATGATGCAAATGATGAAGCACAATTTGCAGAACTAAAAATTCAAAGTGAACTTGCTAAAAGAGCAGGAAATTTTGATGTTCAGGTGATGCATGAAGGTCCGGGGCATATCCCTATGAATAAAATTTTAGATAATATCGAAATTCAAAAAGATTTGTGTAATTCCGCACCATTTTATACATTAGGTCCCGTTGTAACAGATATTGCAACAGGATATGACCATATTAGCTCCGCCATTGGTGCTACACTTATCGGTTCTGCAGGAACTGCTATGCTATGTTATGTAACACCTAAAGAACATATAGGATTACCAGACAGGGAAGATGTCAGAGAAGGAGTAATTACATATAGAATATCGGCTCATGCTTCAGATATTGCAAAAGGTTTGCCTTCCGCTTTTCTTCGAGATTGTCTTATGGCATTGGCAAGGGTTAAATTTTCATGGGAAGACCAGTTTGCCCTTGCATTAGACCCAGAAAAATCGTTAAAAATGTTTATGGAAAGCAACCCATGTATAAAGGAAAATGGAAAAGATAAAATAAATCAAAACTACTGCACAATGTGTGGACCTAAATTTTGTGCCATGAAACTTTCTAAAACTAATGAATAATGCTCCATCCAATGAAAATCGGAAAATATGAAATAGAAAAACCTTTATTTCTTGCCCCTATGGATGATATAACCGATTATCCTTTTCGTAATATTTGCAAAGAATGGGGTGCAGATGTTGTTGTTACTGAATTTGTGAGTGCAGAGGCAGTAATACGAAATGTAGATAGGTCATTGAAAAAAATGAGTTTTAACGAACAGGAAAGACCTATCGGTATTCAATTATATGGTAGTTCAGAATTATCTATGGCAAATGCGGCTAAAACAGCCGAAAGTTATGCTCCCGATTTTATTGATATTAATGCAGGTTGTTGGGTCAAGAAAATCGCAAATAGGGGAGATGGTGCAGGTTTACTAAAAGACCTGAAAAAATTGGAACGGGTCTTATCTGAAGTAAAATCAAATACAGAATTACCTGTTACTTTAAAAACGCGATTAGGTTGGGATGATAATCATATTACTATTTTTGATGTTTTAGAAATTGCATATAAAATGGGCATTGATTTTATTACTGTGCATTTGAGGACAAGACAACAGGGCTTAAAGGGAAATGCAGATTGGTCTTGGATATCTAAAATAAAAGAAAAAACAAAAATTCCATTTGTTGCTAATGGAGATATAAAAACACCCCAGGATGTTGAAGAATGTTTTGAATTAGGTGCAGATGGAGTTATGATAGGAAGGACTATTATTGGAAATCCTTTTTTCTTTAAGCGATGTAAATTGTATTTAGAAAAAAAAGATGAATACTTATTTGAACCGGACATAAAAGAACGATTGCAGTGGTGTCTTATACACTTTCAAAAGCATATTGAATATTATGGTGAACAAAGAGGAGTTCCTACATTTAGAAAATTTTATAATGGTTATCTGCACGGTTATCCTTATATCGGAAAGATACGCACAGAGATTATGAATCTTAAATCTGCCCAAAAGATAGAGGAAATATTAATATCTATTATGGAAAATCCAGAGAAAGTCTACGAAAGGGTTCATTCAGAAGCAAACGAATAAAGGAAAAATACAATGTTAGAGAGATTAAAGAAGGAAGTATTTGAAGCAAATTTACAATTGGTTCAGGATAAGTTAGTAATATTAACATGGGGAAATGCCAGCGGTATAGATAGAGAAAGTAATTTGGTAGTAATTAAGCCCAGTGGAGTTCCTTACCACAAACTAAAAACAAGAGATATGGTTGTTGTAGATATGAATGGAAAAATTATTGAAGGGGATTTAAAGCCATCTGTAGATTTACCTATTCACCTGGCTATATATAAAAATGTTCCCAATGCAGGTGGTGTTGTTCACACTCATTCCCATTTTGCCACATGTTGGGCTCAGGCAAGAAAACCTATTCCATGCTTGGGAACTACTCATGCAGATTATTTTTTTGGAGATATTCCATTAACAGAAATGCCGGATACAGAAGATTATGAAAATTCTATCGGACAACAGGTCGTTAAATGTATTTTACAAAATGGAGCGGAAAGATGTAAGGCGGTTCTTGTCCCGGGACATGGTCCTTTTGTTTGGTGTGAGAATGTAGAAAAATCAGTGGAAACAGCCTTTGTCCTTGAACAATTAGCAGAAATGGCATATCATACAATTGTAATAAATAACGGTAATATTAAAACATTAGAAGAAATGTATTT contains:
- the thiC gene encoding phosphomethylpyrimidine synthase ThiC; its protein translation is MNNFIKSDILKTKIQKEYVNINGREFPFLIPVKKIKINENIIPEEIKNKCLSKTPEYYIYDTAGPYESIEALTNFQIGIPKIREEWMKLREQVQSIQKGNKTIRKGKHGERVTQRYYAKKGIITPEMEYVAYRESIEITQNKIWVEWLWKEKSKEIIEKAVISPEWICKQVAEGKIIIPANINHLELEPMGIGQGLRTKINANIGNSSIRSGIKEEIEKMIWAVMCGADTVMDLSTGEEIESIREAIIRNSPVPIGTVPIYEVLEKAGGNPEDISWELYRDILIQQAEQGVDYFTIHAGLLEKHLPLVEKRLAGIVSRGGAIIARWMKKHKQENFTYTHWNEICEILATYDVAVSIGDGLRPGCIYDANDEAQFAELKIQSELAKRAGNFDVQVMHEGPGHIPMNKILDNIEIQKDLCNSAPFYTLGPVVTDIATGYDHISSAIGATLIGSAGTAMLCYVTPKEHIGLPDREDVREGVITYRISAHASDIAKGLPSAFLRDCLMALARVKFSWEDQFALALDPEKSLKMFMESNPCIKENGKDKINQNYCTMCGPKFCAMKLSKTNE
- the araD gene encoding L-ribulose-5-phosphate 4-epimerase AraD, whose translation is MLERLKKEVFEANLQLVQDKLVILTWGNASGIDRESNLVVIKPSGVPYHKLKTRDMVVVDMNGKIIEGDLKPSVDLPIHLAIYKNVPNAGGVVHTHSHFATCWAQARKPIPCLGTTHADYFFGDIPLTEMPDTEDYENSIGQQVVKCILQNGAERCKAVLVPGHGPFVWCENVEKSVETAFVLEQLAEMAYHTIVINNGNIKTLEEMYLKKHYERKWGKGAYYGQR
- the dusB gene encoding tRNA dihydrouridine synthase DusB; the protein is MKIGKYEIEKPLFLAPMDDITDYPFRNICKEWGADVVVTEFVSAEAVIRNVDRSLKKMSFNEQERPIGIQLYGSSELSMANAAKTAESYAPDFIDINAGCWVKKIANRGDGAGLLKDLKKLERVLSEVKSNTELPVTLKTRLGWDDNHITIFDVLEIAYKMGIDFITVHLRTRQQGLKGNADWSWISKIKEKTKIPFVANGDIKTPQDVEECFELGADGVMIGRTIIGNPFFFKRCKLYLEKKDEYLFEPDIKERLQWCLIHFQKHIEYYGEQRGVPTFRKFYNGYLHGYPYIGKIRTEIMNLKSAQKIEEILISIMENPEKVYERVHSEANE